Proteins from one Microtus pennsylvanicus isolate mMicPen1 chromosome 7, mMicPen1.hap1, whole genome shotgun sequence genomic window:
- the LOC142853832 gene encoding disks large homolog 5-like, producing the protein MDHQKEMSELEKFHKEIRESSYKSKELTEKINSYRTLHSRLLGEWTQMKEKVDMLNEDKRKLKAEQISLQESCEETRRLCEEAHKKIYNLWSKQQQEQQRLEKHLHSLLKPRKLVTQQKDSAGKLQHHFTESQTSTS; encoded by the exons ATGGATCATCAGAAAGAGATGTCAGAGCTGGAGAAATTCCACAAGGAAATTAGAGAGAGCTCATACAAGTCcaaggagctgactgagaagaTCAACTCCTACCG CACCCTCCACAGCCGGCTTCTGGGGGAATGGACACAGATGAAGGAAAAAGTGGACATGTTGAACGAAGACAAGAGAAAGCTGAAAGCAGAGCAGATTTCCCTGCAAGAGTCCTGTGAGGAGACAAGGAGGCTCTGTGAGGAGGCCCATAAGAAGATCTATAACCTCTGGAGCAAGCAGCAGCAG GAACAACAAAGACTGGAGAAACATCTTCATTCCCTACTGAAGCCGAGAAAACTGGTTACCCAGCAAAAGGACTCAGCAGGAAAGCTGCAGCATCACTTCACAGAGTCCCAGACGAG CACCTCTTaa
- the Gar1 gene encoding H/ACA ribonucleoprotein complex subunit 1 — MSFRGGGGGRGGFNRGGGGGGFNRGGGGSNNHFRGGGGGGNFRGGGRGGFGRGGGRGGFNKFQDQGPPEHVVLLGEFMHPCEDDIVCKCTTEENKVPYFNAPVFLENKEQIGKVDEIFGQLRDFYFSVKLSENMKASSFKKLQKFYIDPYKLLPLQRFLPRPPGEKGPPRGGGGGGRGGRGGGRGGGGRGGGRGGGFRGGRGGGGGFRGGRGGGGFRGRGH; from the exons ATGTCTttccgaggaggaggaggaggtcgcGGAGGCTTTAATCGcggtggcggaggcggcggctTCAACCGTGGCGGCGGCGGTAGCAACAACCACTTCCGAGGGGGCGGTGGCGGCGGCAATTTCAGAGGCGGCGGCCGAGGAGGGTTTGGACGAGGGGGCGGTCGTGGAGGCTTTAATAAATTCCAAGATCAAGGACCTCCAGAACATGTCGTCT tgtTAGGTGAGTTCATGCATCCCTGTGAAGATGACATcgtttgtaaatgtaccacagagGAGAACAAGGTGCCGTACTTCAACGCTCCTGtgtttttagaaaacaaagaacagattGGGAAAGTGGATGAGATATTTGGACAACTTAGAGATTTT tatTTTTCAGTCAAACTATCAGAAAACATGAAGGCATCGTCCTTTAAAAAGCTCCAAAAG TTTTATATAGATCCGTATAAGCTGCTGCCATTGCAGAGGTTTCTACCTCGTCCTCCTGGCGAGAAAGGACCTCccagaggtggaggtggtggtggcaggggaggtcgaggaggaggaagaggaggtggtggCCGAGGTGGTGGAAGAGGTG gtgGCTTTAGAGGTGgaagaggtggaggtgggggcttcagaggaggaagaggaggtggtggATTCCGAG GAAGAGGACATTAG